One window of the Nocardia huaxiensis genome contains the following:
- a CDS encoding LysR family transcriptional regulator: METRELRYFVAVAEELHFGRAAQRLAIAQPPLSRAIQQLERRLGVVLLHRTSRAISLTDAGSVLLQEARLALEAVEAAERRTRRAAADRPGIVLAAKAGASTELLSKLLHAYAAEPGAVTVEVMLCGPGRTEGLLRTGRADVALLHRPYDTTAGFDTEDLYTEPQVVVLPAGHPLANRTHISSAEVSTRTNLPLPRWPARDGSYPDGPGPQVRDHTQLLQLIALGLACAVVPESLRTQLRDDHAVVPVPDAPLVTTVIAWPPHSRSTAVADLVHTATRL, from the coding sequence GTGGAGACTCGGGAGTTGCGATACTTCGTCGCCGTCGCGGAGGAATTGCACTTCGGGCGGGCGGCGCAACGTCTCGCGATCGCGCAGCCGCCACTCTCGCGAGCCATCCAGCAACTCGAACGGCGGCTCGGAGTCGTTCTGCTGCACCGCACTTCGCGCGCCATCAGCCTGACCGACGCCGGATCGGTCCTGCTACAGGAGGCTCGGCTCGCCCTCGAAGCGGTCGAAGCCGCAGAACGGCGAACCCGCCGCGCCGCGGCCGACCGGCCCGGAATCGTGCTGGCCGCCAAGGCCGGAGCATCCACCGAGCTGTTGTCGAAGCTGCTGCACGCCTACGCCGCCGAACCGGGCGCCGTGACGGTCGAGGTGATGCTGTGCGGCCCCGGCCGGACGGAGGGCCTGCTGCGCACCGGGCGAGCCGACGTCGCCCTGCTGCACCGCCCCTACGACACCACAGCCGGATTCGACACCGAGGACCTGTACACCGAACCACAGGTCGTGGTCCTGCCCGCAGGCCATCCCCTCGCCAACCGCACCCACATCTCCTCCGCCGAGGTCTCCACCCGTACGAACCTCCCCCTCCCGCGCTGGCCCGCACGGGATGGCAGCTACCCGGACGGCCCTGGCCCGCAGGTGCGCGACCACACCCAGCTCCTCCAACTGATCGCCCTCGGCCTGGCCTGCGCGGTCGTGCCCGAGTCGCTGCGAACCCAGCTGCGCGACGATCACGCCGTCGTTCCCGTACCCGACGCACCACTCGTCACCACCGTCATCGCCTGGCCACCCCACAGCAGATCCACGGCCGTAGCCGACCTCGTCCACACCGCCACACGCCTCTGA